A single genomic interval of Spirosoma taeanense harbors:
- a CDS encoding tetratricopeptide repeat protein, with protein sequence MVTPTGRLLTLTVILILLPGLIWAQDFIWRPALQRAYSDLQKMKVQAARQTLAREATTNGVRIFLEDYADMLVLVTSDDDRLFSSLSAREDERLNALKALDDTSPWQRVLQAEVRLHWAFAKLKFGKEISASWDVIRAYKLLAENQKRFPDFLPTYKSLGTLHVMIGSVPENYVWVANLLGLQGNVRQGQQELQRAQQDSLFGLEARLIDLMVRAYVLKFTNADSQLLQQLVDEQPDNLLLHFFGATIEQKNGRSQQALTYLNSRPTASDYQSLLIIENILGDIYLQKGQYANATTHFQRFLSSYKGQNFLKDSYYKLFLCHWLSDEPEARLRPLLQKLVTVGRLTVESDKAAQKFAEAYLKRGASPGQKVLMQARLASDGGFTDSALAYLRPYNEARFAHVAERAEYNYRMGRIYQHRNEPDTAISYLSRALALSEPDQLTFGATAALQLGYVYQQKNDRTKARSFFQKALRFKYHEYKNSVDNKARAGLSQLQ encoded by the coding sequence ATGGTAACGCCTACAGGTCGTCTCCTGACACTCACCGTTATATTAATCCTGCTGCCCGGATTGATCTGGGCGCAGGATTTTATCTGGAGACCTGCGCTGCAGCGGGCGTACAGCGACCTACAGAAAATGAAGGTGCAAGCTGCCCGGCAAACCCTCGCCCGCGAGGCAACGACCAATGGGGTTCGCATCTTTCTCGAAGATTACGCCGATATGCTGGTGCTCGTCACTTCCGATGATGACCGGCTGTTTAGCAGTTTAAGCGCCCGCGAAGATGAACGGCTGAACGCTTTAAAAGCGCTGGATGATACCTCGCCCTGGCAGCGGGTCCTTCAAGCCGAAGTGCGGCTCCACTGGGCGTTTGCGAAGCTTAAGTTCGGCAAAGAAATCAGTGCCAGTTGGGACGTCATCCGGGCCTATAAACTCCTGGCTGAGAACCAGAAGCGGTTTCCAGATTTTCTGCCCACTTACAAATCGCTGGGCACCCTACACGTAATGATTGGCTCGGTACCGGAGAATTACGTCTGGGTGGCGAACCTGCTGGGTTTGCAGGGCAATGTCCGGCAGGGGCAACAGGAGTTGCAGCGAGCGCAGCAGGATTCCTTGTTCGGGCTGGAAGCGCGACTGATTGACCTGATGGTACGGGCTTACGTGCTGAAGTTTACCAACGCCGATAGCCAGTTGCTGCAACAGCTCGTAGACGAGCAACCGGATAATCTGCTGTTACACTTTTTCGGCGCTACTATTGAGCAGAAAAATGGCCGCAGCCAGCAGGCGCTGACGTATCTGAACTCACGCCCGACTGCCTCTGATTATCAGTCCTTACTTATAATTGAAAACATTCTGGGAGATATCTATCTTCAGAAAGGCCAGTACGCCAACGCAACAACTCATTTTCAGCGGTTTCTGAGTAGCTACAAAGGTCAGAACTTTCTGAAGGATTCGTATTATAAACTATTCCTGTGCCACTGGCTGAGCGACGAACCCGAAGCGCGATTACGCCCCCTGCTGCAAAAATTGGTAACCGTTGGTCGCCTGACAGTTGAGTCGGATAAGGCGGCCCAGAAGTTTGCCGAAGCGTATTTAAAACGAGGAGCATCACCGGGCCAGAAGGTGCTGATGCAGGCCCGGCTAGCCTCCGATGGTGGTTTCACTGACAGCGCCCTGGCTTATCTGCGCCCGTATAACGAAGCGCGCTTTGCGCACGTCGCTGAACGGGCAGAATACAATTACCGGATGGGCCGTATCTACCAGCACCGGAATGAGCCAGATACAGCTATTTCTTATCTGAGCCGTGCGCTTGCGCTGAGCGAACCGGATCAGTTGACTTTCGGCGCGACAGCCGCGCTACAGCTGGGGTATGTCTATCAACAAAAGAACGACCGCACCAAAGCACGGTCGTTCTTTCAGAAAGCCCTTCGTTTTAAATACCACGAGTATAAAAACAGCGTGGATAATAAAGCCCGGGCAGGATTGAGCCAACTGCAATAG
- a CDS encoding zinc ribbon domain-containing protein yields MELTIAQKLDALLKLQSLDSQLDELVKIRGGLPEEVRDLEDDIAGFETRIGKFQSEIKTLEEEIERNRVAKKDAEKLITKYKDQQMNVRNNREFDAISKEIELQSLEIELADKRINEAQFRVRGKEEEIKNTQNALNERKEDLKAKKQELDQITSESQEEEKEIIRQRDEQATTIESRLLNSYNKIRSNALNGLAVVMVKRGACGGCFNVVPPQRQADIKDKKKIIVCEHCGRIFADVEGVPEPAPVGRGR; encoded by the coding sequence ATGGAACTGACGATTGCGCAAAAATTAGACGCTCTTCTGAAACTGCAATCCCTTGATTCACAATTAGACGAACTTGTTAAAATTCGCGGTGGGTTGCCTGAAGAGGTGCGCGACCTGGAAGATGATATAGCTGGCTTCGAAACGCGGATTGGTAAATTTCAGTCAGAAATCAAGACGCTGGAAGAAGAAATCGAACGCAATCGCGTGGCGAAGAAAGACGCTGAAAAGCTGATTACCAAGTACAAGGATCAGCAAATGAACGTCCGCAACAACCGCGAGTTCGACGCCATCTCCAAGGAAATTGAACTCCAGTCGCTTGAAATCGAACTGGCCGACAAACGAATCAACGAAGCCCAGTTCCGCGTGCGGGGTAAGGAAGAGGAGATCAAGAACACGCAGAACGCCCTGAACGAACGGAAGGAAGACCTCAAGGCGAAAAAGCAGGAACTGGATCAGATCACGTCTGAAAGCCAGGAAGAAGAAAAAGAAATTATCCGGCAGCGCGATGAGCAGGCAACGACGATAGAATCGCGCCTGCTGAATTCGTACAACAAAATCCGGAGCAACGCGCTCAATGGCCTGGCAGTTGTTATGGTCAAGCGCGGAGCCTGCGGAGGCTGCTTTAACGTCGTGCCCCCCCAACGGCAGGCCGACATCAAGGACAAGAAGAAAATTATTGTCTGCGAACACTGCGGCCGGATTTTTGCCGATGTGGAAGGTGTTCCCGAACCCGCCCCCGTCGGTCGGGGACGCTAG
- a CDS encoding Nif3-like dinuclear metal center hexameric protein: MPSIRQLTAYIESFAPLAYQESYDNAGLIVGDPNAEITGVLVTLDATEDVINEAIAKGCNVVVAHHPIVFKGLKKINGKTYVERAVIKAIKHDVALYAAHTNLDNVTGGVNFMIAQKLGLENVQILAPKSQVLTKLVTFAPLNDTQKVLDALYEAGAGQIGKYANCSFRVDGTGTYQPTESANPAIGEVGEYHEEAENRIEVIIPAHQQGQVLKALRKAHPYEEVAYYLTPLDNQNQEVGSGALGELTSPVDGPAWLTYLKERMNLRFIRHTALLDRPIQRVAVCGGAGSFLLSDVQRAGADVFVTADYKYHEFFDADGRILICDIGHYESEVCTKELISQRLAKKFTTFAVILSETDTNPVRYFI, translated from the coding sequence ATGCCGTCAATTCGCCAGCTTACCGCTTACATCGAATCGTTCGCCCCCCTCGCCTATCAGGAATCGTATGACAATGCCGGTCTGATCGTAGGCGACCCTAACGCTGAAATCACGGGCGTTCTCGTTACGCTCGACGCTACCGAAGACGTGATTAATGAAGCTATTGCCAAAGGCTGCAACGTAGTGGTGGCCCACCACCCGATTGTGTTCAAAGGCCTGAAAAAAATCAACGGCAAAACCTATGTCGAACGGGCGGTCATCAAAGCCATTAAGCACGATGTCGCACTCTACGCGGCTCACACCAATTTAGACAACGTAACGGGCGGGGTTAATTTCATGATCGCCCAGAAGCTCGGCCTCGAAAACGTTCAGATTCTGGCGCCCAAGTCACAGGTACTCACCAAGCTGGTGACCTTCGCTCCTCTCAATGATACTCAGAAAGTGCTGGATGCTCTGTATGAAGCTGGAGCCGGGCAGATTGGCAAGTACGCGAATTGCAGCTTCCGGGTCGACGGTACCGGTACGTATCAGCCCACTGAGAGCGCCAATCCGGCGATTGGCGAAGTGGGCGAGTATCACGAAGAGGCCGAGAACCGGATTGAGGTTATCATCCCGGCGCATCAGCAGGGACAGGTCCTGAAGGCGCTACGGAAGGCGCATCCGTACGAAGAAGTGGCCTACTACCTGACCCCGCTGGATAACCAGAATCAGGAAGTCGGCTCCGGGGCCCTGGGCGAATTAACCAGCCCTGTCGACGGCCCGGCGTGGCTGACATACCTGAAAGAGCGTATGAACCTGCGTTTTATCCGGCATACGGCCCTGCTTGACCGCCCGATCCAGCGCGTGGCAGTTTGCGGAGGAGCAGGAAGTTTTCTGCTTAGCGACGTCCAGCGGGCCGGGGCAGATGTTTTTGTGACAGCCGACTATAAATACCACGAATTTTTCGACGCCGACGGACGCATTCTGATCTGCGACATTGGGCACTACGAAAGCGAAGTCTGTACGAAAGAGTTGATTAGCCAGCGTTTGGCAAAAAAATTCACTACTTTTGCGGTAATTTTATCTGAAACGGATACGAATCCGGTTCGGTACTTCATATAG
- a CDS encoding translocation/assembly module TamB domain-containing protein, translating to MRQFFAIFLKTLLYLLLTAVGLLLGVALGLQIPAVQTRLAQEVASRMSGKLLFPVSIEGVSIKWFDSLSLKGVRINDREGRPMIQVGRLDANYNLRNLIDSSAHNIHLDEVVLYRPHVRMIKNPKTGDTNLDEFIARIEELTSDPTKPSIPNQNVPFTVAHIHLAEGAYTLEDPREPLMNDRRSFDYNHFTLQNLNADVTNFLVLGDTIALDIKGLSGVDRDSRLKIRHIDTDFLYCNTKMELGKLYAHIGNSIIRNELTFFYDRPSAFGDFNSRVVMQARFRNSQVRSTDLGFFSDYLRELNETWLLSGTFMGTVDNFQLRNTDLRFGPNGRSQLTGNIGWKGLPDIDKTTVDFAFTPSVVNMADIRQYYPDTSFNHTIQKLGTVAFDATFAGAFDDFKTKGTFRTAIGNVTGNLALKLADNPDQTTYSANLQGEHLDLGRLIDQPQQFGKLDGAGVLTGHGTALARASVDVDGQLSRFGWQGYDYRNITVRGNLQKAYFHGQLSLRDPNLTFALDGESDLRGPRNHYDLHGTIQHADLRALGYLRDSLVVQTNLDVQLEGNTVNDIVGSAYFHHATINLNQRSLNVGSLSLLSSIERSTGADSVGTQRYFDLDSDFLTTRLQGNFQPQQTVDDLKRLAQEYQLYFAGDAAGMKAYYDQKQRLALGSRPRSKPLPARYNVDYQFIAKDIAPLFAFFEPSVYVAPATRMEGRFTVDNTSFLTTTLHTDSLRFGTLAFGPSELDLTTSKFTYGQDVLASAVVSSQYQTLSSALPTRNLQAEGFWDVDHIRFTSSIEQAGSTNRAALNGELRFKGDAIDLTFLQSKVRVLDGDWTLNPQSLIRKVGDEYTIRNLSVQNQNQIILASGTLSPDSVQRLNLEARNFLLESLNPVVNTTLGGTLNGKLSVRDVYKTPIIESELTVNQLTYQKTLFGDVRGRGAWDQQTQRLNVDANLNRNGADVLTLTGNYTPQRKNNPLALKANVNNADLAILESFTTDLFSNLGGTATGLIAITGTPSAPALSGDVSIKGGRGRFDYLKADFTFDDNVYFGENEIITRRLTLRDPEGNTAQLRGGVYHDGFRYFTLGFDADFKNFRILNTTAKDNDLFYGQAIVTGKAELYGPLDNITIRANVASNKGTRIYIPLDGATTVASDDQIRFVNRSGFSNGKPVSQTVASAPGSDLTASTDIDLSRIQMDFNFDITPDAYCEIQLDRQTGDIINAYGKGRIAMRVDTKGDFTMTGNYEILKGDYTFTFQNVINKRFQIRPNSRITWTGDPYGALLDVTAAYTQYTSLAPLLPPSPTSSRNADQTRRYPVDLLIKLTGELGSPAISYDLDVKEYPSSSDFRQAVTAFESRIQSNEQEMTRQVSSVLLFNQLLAEGTSLFGQDQVNTGVANSVSELLSNQISRLASTLDENLDVGVSFGGFTSTTQNENLLNNLQLRFSYRLLNDRLRISRDGGFTYGQSQYNAASLLGEWTLEYFITPDGRFRAKVYNRNQQSILSQYSLNSTITTGGGLSFLYTRSFNRLFGGKRNAPGLAPDKSTDEPAPVTAPITTFTSSGRGTF from the coding sequence ATGCGTCAGTTTTTTGCTATATTCCTCAAAACACTGCTCTACCTCCTGCTAACAGCGGTCGGGTTGTTGTTGGGGGTTGCGCTGGGGCTTCAGATTCCGGCTGTGCAGACGCGGCTAGCGCAGGAAGTGGCCAGCCGCATGTCGGGCAAGCTACTTTTCCCGGTCTCGATTGAGGGCGTTTCCATTAAATGGTTCGATTCTCTTTCACTGAAAGGCGTCCGCATCAACGACCGCGAAGGTCGGCCCATGATTCAGGTCGGCCGGCTCGATGCCAACTATAATCTGCGGAATCTGATTGATTCGTCGGCCCACAATATCCATCTGGACGAGGTCGTGCTCTACCGGCCCCACGTCCGAATGATCAAAAATCCAAAGACCGGCGATACAAACCTCGATGAGTTTATTGCCCGGATTGAGGAACTGACGTCCGACCCAACTAAGCCCAGCATTCCGAATCAGAACGTACCGTTTACGGTCGCCCACATTCATCTGGCCGAAGGCGCCTACACGCTCGAAGACCCGCGCGAACCGTTGATGAACGACCGTCGAAGCTTTGATTACAATCATTTTACGCTCCAGAATTTAAACGCCGACGTCACGAATTTCCTGGTTCTGGGCGATACCATTGCGCTGGATATCAAAGGCCTTTCGGGTGTTGACCGCGACTCCCGGCTGAAAATCCGGCATATAGACACCGATTTTCTGTATTGCAACACCAAAATGGAGCTGGGGAAGCTTTACGCGCACATTGGCAACTCCATTATCCGGAATGAACTGACGTTTTTCTACGATCGTCCGTCGGCTTTTGGCGACTTCAACAGCCGGGTGGTTATGCAGGCGCGTTTTCGGAACAGTCAGGTACGCTCAACAGACCTGGGTTTTTTCTCGGATTACCTGCGGGAGCTGAACGAAACCTGGCTGCTTAGCGGCACATTTATGGGTACGGTCGATAATTTTCAGCTACGTAACACCGACCTGCGCTTTGGCCCTAATGGGCGCAGCCAGCTAACGGGAAACATCGGCTGGAAAGGCTTGCCCGATATTGACAAAACAACGGTTGATTTCGCCTTTACGCCCTCCGTGGTCAATATGGCCGACATCCGGCAATATTATCCCGATACGTCATTCAATCACACGATCCAGAAGCTGGGCACGGTAGCCTTCGACGCAACCTTTGCGGGCGCGTTTGATGACTTTAAGACGAAAGGAACCTTCCGCACCGCTATTGGCAACGTAACGGGGAATCTGGCGCTTAAACTCGCCGACAATCCCGACCAAACCACTTACTCGGCGAACCTCCAGGGCGAACATCTCGACCTGGGCCGCCTGATTGACCAACCGCAGCAATTCGGCAAACTCGATGGAGCCGGGGTTTTGACGGGGCACGGTACGGCACTCGCGCGGGCCAGTGTTGATGTAGATGGGCAACTCAGCCGGTTTGGCTGGCAGGGGTATGACTACCGGAACATTACGGTTCGGGGGAATTTACAGAAAGCATACTTCCACGGTCAGCTAAGCCTGCGTGATCCTAATCTTACGTTCGCGCTGGACGGCGAGTCGGATCTGCGCGGCCCGCGTAATCATTACGACCTGCACGGCACCATCCAGCATGCCGACCTGCGGGCGCTGGGGTATCTGCGCGATTCGCTGGTTGTCCAAACGAATCTGGACGTTCAGCTGGAAGGCAATACCGTCAATGATATTGTGGGCAGCGCTTATTTTCACCACGCCACGATCAATCTGAACCAGCGCAGTCTGAACGTAGGTTCACTCTCGCTCCTGTCGTCCATCGAACGCTCGACTGGAGCTGACTCGGTTGGAACCCAGCGTTACTTTGACCTCGATTCGGATTTTTTAACGACGCGTCTGCAGGGCAACTTTCAACCCCAGCAGACCGTTGACGACCTGAAGCGGCTGGCTCAGGAGTATCAGCTTTATTTTGCCGGCGACGCGGCCGGTATGAAAGCGTATTACGATCAAAAACAGCGGCTTGCACTCGGTTCACGGCCCCGCAGTAAGCCCCTGCCCGCCCGCTATAACGTCGATTACCAGTTCATCGCCAAGGACATAGCGCCACTGTTTGCGTTTTTCGAACCGTCGGTGTACGTAGCGCCTGCCACCCGTATGGAAGGTCGGTTTACGGTCGACAATACCTCCTTTCTGACCACGACCCTGCATACCGACTCGCTGCGGTTTGGTACGCTGGCGTTCGGACCGAGTGAGCTGGACCTAACCACGTCGAAGTTTACGTATGGTCAGGATGTGCTGGCCTCGGCGGTTGTATCCTCCCAATACCAGACGCTGAGTTCGGCGCTGCCGACGCGCAACCTGCAGGCAGAAGGGTTCTGGGATGTTGATCACATCCGGTTTACGAGCAGCATTGAGCAGGCCGGCAGCACCAACCGCGCGGCTTTGAACGGTGAACTCCGCTTCAAAGGCGACGCCATTGACCTCACCTTTCTCCAGTCGAAAGTGCGCGTATTAGATGGTGACTGGACGCTCAATCCGCAGAGTCTGATCCGGAAGGTCGGTGATGAATACACCATCCGCAACCTGTCGGTGCAGAACCAGAACCAGATCATTCTGGCTTCGGGTACGCTTTCACCTGATTCGGTGCAGCGGCTGAACCTGGAGGCCCGGAACTTCCTGCTCGAATCGCTGAACCCCGTTGTGAACACAACTTTGGGCGGTACGCTGAACGGAAAATTATCCGTACGCGACGTTTACAAGACACCCATCATAGAAAGCGAACTTACTGTAAATCAGCTTACGTATCAGAAAACGCTCTTCGGCGACGTACGCGGCCGGGGCGCGTGGGATCAGCAGACACAGCGGCTCAACGTGGATGCGAACCTGAACCGTAACGGTGCCGACGTCTTGACGCTGACGGGGAACTATACGCCCCAGCGCAAAAACAATCCGCTCGCCCTGAAAGCCAATGTCAACAATGCCGACCTGGCCATTCTGGAGTCGTTCACAACGGATCTGTTCTCGAACCTCGGCGGAACCGCTACAGGTCTGATTGCCATTACGGGTACACCTTCAGCACCGGCATTGTCGGGCGATGTGAGCATCAAAGGGGGCCGGGGCCGGTTTGATTACCTCAAAGCCGATTTTACGTTTGACGACAACGTGTATTTTGGCGAAAACGAGATCATTACCCGCCGGTTAACGCTGCGCGACCCTGAGGGCAATACGGCTCAGCTTCGCGGAGGTGTATATCACGACGGTTTCCGCTACTTTACGCTGGGCTTCGACGCCGACTTCAAAAATTTCCGCATTCTCAACACGACCGCCAAAGACAACGATCTGTTTTACGGTCAGGCTATCGTAACCGGCAAAGCCGAACTATACGGCCCGCTCGATAACATCACCATTCGGGCGAACGTCGCCAGTAACAAAGGCACCCGCATATACATTCCGCTCGACGGGGCCACCACCGTAGCTTCCGACGATCAGATCCGGTTCGTTAATCGCAGCGGATTCAGCAACGGCAAGCCCGTCAGTCAGACGGTAGCCAGCGCACCGGGCAGCGATTTAACTGCCAGCACCGACATCGATTTGTCGCGCATTCAAATGGATTTCAATTTCGATATTACGCCCGATGCCTACTGCGAAATTCAGCTAGACCGTCAGACGGGCGACATTATCAATGCCTATGGTAAGGGGCGGATCGCCATGCGGGTCGACACCAAGGGCGATTTCACAATGACGGGCAACTACGAAATCCTGAAAGGCGATTATACCTTCACCTTCCAGAACGTCATCAACAAACGCTTCCAGATTCGGCCTAACAGCCGCATTACGTGGACCGGCGACCCCTACGGTGCGCTACTCGACGTAACGGCCGCCTACACGCAGTACACCTCGCTGGCCCCTTTGCTGCCACCCAGTCCTACCTCGAGCCGGAACGCCGATCAGACGCGCCGGTATCCGGTTGATTTGCTCATTAAACTCACGGGCGAACTAGGCTCACCGGCTATCAGCTACGACCTGGATGTAAAAGAATACCCGTCCTCATCGGATTTCCGGCAGGCCGTAACTGCCTTTGAATCCCGCATTCAGAGCAATGAGCAGGAAATGACCCGGCAGGTCAGCAGCGTCCTGCTATTTAATCAGTTACTGGCAGAAGGCACCAGTCTGTTTGGCCAGGACCAGGTCAACACGGGCGTTGCAAACAGTGTGAGTGAACTGCTTTCGAACCAGATCAGCCGGCTGGCGTCGACGCTCGACGAAAACCTCGACGTAGGCGTGTCGTTCGGTGGCTTTACGAGCACCACCCAGAACGAAAATCTGCTGAACAACCTGCAGCTCCGGTTCTCTTACCGGCTCCTGAACGACCGGCTCCGCATCAGCCGCGACGGCGGTTTCACCTACGGCCAGAGCCAGTATAACGCAGCCAGCCTGCTCGGCGAATGGACGCTGGAGTATTTCATTACGCCCGATGGCCGGTTCCGCGCGAAGGTGTATAACCGTAACCAGCAGAGTATCCTGAGCCAGTACAGCCTGAACAGCACTATTACGACCGGTGGCGGCCTGAGTTTTTTATATACCCGTTCGTTTAATCGGCTCTTCGGCGGCAAGCGCAACGCCCCCGGTCTCGCCCCCGATAAATCAACCGACGAGCCCGCTCCGGTGACCGCGCCCATAACGACGTTCACCAGCAGCGGTCGCGGTACGTTCTAA
- the tsaD gene encoding tRNA (adenosine(37)-N6)-threonylcarbamoyltransferase complex transferase subunit TsaD yields the protein MNIVAIESSCDETSAAVLANGRILSNVIATQLIHEQYGGVVPELASRAHQQHILPVVARALSDANIAKTDLSAVAFTRGPGLLGSLLVGASFAKALALGLNIPLIEVNHMQAHVLAHFIDERKPAFPFLCLTVSGGHTQLVRVDSPLVMEVIGQTQDDAVGEAFDKSAKLLGLPYPGGPLIDKYAKEGNPLAFRFPVGEMPELNFSFSGIKTAILYFLRDHTRTNPDFIQQHLPDICASIQHTLIQMLLTKLKRAVRETDIREIAIAGGVSANSGLRTALMQLGEEQGWNVYIPRFEYCTDNAAMIAMAAQFKYEQGEFTAQDVSPLPRMSF from the coding sequence GTGAATATAGTAGCGATTGAATCCTCCTGCGATGAAACGTCCGCGGCTGTTTTAGCCAACGGTCGTATCCTATCAAATGTCATTGCCACGCAGCTGATTCATGAACAATACGGAGGAGTTGTGCCGGAACTGGCCTCCCGAGCCCACCAGCAGCATATTCTGCCCGTTGTTGCGCGGGCCTTATCCGACGCAAATATAGCCAAAACCGACCTGTCGGCGGTTGCGTTCACGCGCGGCCCTGGTTTATTGGGCTCCTTACTGGTTGGGGCGTCGTTTGCCAAGGCGCTGGCGCTGGGGTTAAATATTCCGCTTATTGAGGTCAACCACATGCAGGCTCACGTCCTGGCGCACTTCATTGACGAGCGTAAACCGGCCTTCCCGTTCCTGTGCCTGACCGTTAGCGGGGGACATACACAACTGGTACGGGTCGATAGCCCACTCGTGATGGAGGTGATCGGTCAGACGCAGGATGACGCTGTGGGTGAGGCTTTTGATAAGTCGGCTAAGCTGTTGGGGTTGCCCTATCCGGGTGGGCCGCTCATCGATAAGTACGCCAAAGAAGGGAACCCGCTGGCGTTTCGGTTTCCGGTCGGGGAGATGCCCGAACTGAATTTCTCGTTCAGCGGTATTAAAACGGCAATCCTTTATTTTCTGCGCGATCATACCCGGACCAATCCGGATTTTATTCAGCAACATTTACCCGATATTTGCGCCAGTATTCAGCATACGCTCATTCAGATGCTGCTGACCAAGCTGAAACGGGCCGTGCGCGAGACGGATATTCGGGAGATTGCCATTGCCGGTGGCGTATCGGCCAACAGCGGTCTGCGCACTGCGCTTATGCAGCTTGGCGAGGAGCAGGGCTGGAACGTCTATATTCCCCGTTTTGAGTACTGCACCGATAATGCGGCTATGATTGCCATGGCTGCGCAGTTCAAATACGAACAGGGCGAATTTACGGCGCAGGACGTAAGCCCCTTGCCCAGGATGAGTTTCTGA
- a CDS encoding MOSC domain-containing protein, whose protein sequence is MTISALYLYPIKSLSGIAVTEAVVEPKGFRYDRRFMLVSPGENPETDDWVFITQRINHQMALIDVSIAGDTLRVWHQHRPDDVLELPLVVGSNASDETLRVSIWDSKNVPAKAVSAEADRWFSAALGNPCRLVFMPETTHRAVDPQYARQDDAVSFADGYPYLLIGQASLDHLNQRLAQPIEINRFRPNIVVSGSEPNEEDSWQEFRVGKLHFYGVKPCARCVLTTIDPATGQKGLEPLRTLATYRQWKHKILFGQNVLSELAASNASTPGESTPGILRVGQPIDVIRRTEPWLAPPKAFTGTVLNS, encoded by the coding sequence ATGACTATCTCTGCCCTCTACCTGTATCCCATTAAATCGCTTAGTGGTATTGCCGTTACCGAAGCCGTGGTTGAACCGAAAGGATTTCGATATGATCGCCGGTTTATGCTGGTGTCACCGGGTGAAAATCCCGAAACGGACGACTGGGTGTTTATAACGCAGCGGATTAACCACCAGATGGCGCTGATTGACGTGTCCATTGCCGGCGACACCCTGCGCGTATGGCATCAGCACCGGCCCGACGACGTTCTGGAACTGCCCCTGGTTGTCGGGTCAAACGCATCCGATGAGACGTTACGGGTCTCTATCTGGGATAGCAAAAACGTTCCGGCCAAGGCGGTCAGCGCCGAAGCCGACCGCTGGTTTTCGGCCGCGCTCGGTAACCCCTGCCGGTTGGTGTTCATGCCCGAAACCACCCACCGCGCCGTCGATCCGCAGTATGCTCGTCAGGACGATGCCGTGAGTTTTGCCGATGGCTACCCGTATCTGCTCATCGGGCAGGCATCGCTCGACCACCTGAATCAGCGGCTGGCCCAGCCAATTGAGATAAACCGGTTCCGGCCAAATATCGTAGTCAGTGGCAGCGAGCCGAACGAGGAAGATAGCTGGCAGGAGTTTCGCGTGGGTAAACTACATTTCTATGGCGTAAAGCCCTGCGCCCGCTGCGTGCTGACGACCATTGACCCCGCCACCGGTCAGAAGGGTTTGGAACCGCTGCGGACGCTGGCTACCTACCGGCAATGGAAGCATAAGATCCTGTTCGGTCAGAATGTGTTGAGCGAACTTGCTGCATCCAATGCATCCACGCCGGGCGAATCCACGCCGGGCATTCTGCGGGTTGGCCAGCCGATTGACGTAATCCGCCGGACCGAACCGTGGCTGGCCCCGCCCAAAGCTTTTACGGGAACTGTGCTGAATTCGTAA
- a CDS encoding UbiA prenyltransferase family protein — translation MFTSLRNAYYLSFPVVMGAILSNRMASRLSDVEPVHWATPIVLALAVFLIYTVDRLLDVQKPDRPLTSRHRFHYQHAPLIWRAVAAASGLALILTFVLPGSVVKFGLVLGGICAAYLGAVFRLPARHPALLMKEPLVALLYTAGIWGSVWVQRPVVTGVEIAEAFMFAGIAFQNLLLFAVMENQERPQQPEFSLATAWGETHCRAIIGWLALIITATALTICFVTSDRFAQRAGLMLGVMSLTLFSMQRYSAYFLKNERYRWLGDGVFWLPALVL, via the coding sequence TTGTTTACCTCTCTCCGCAACGCGTATTACCTGAGTTTCCCCGTCGTGATGGGAGCCATCCTGTCCAATCGTATGGCTTCCCGGCTGTCCGACGTTGAGCCGGTCCATTGGGCAACGCCAATCGTGCTGGCTCTTGCTGTGTTCCTTATTTATACGGTTGACCGACTGCTTGACGTTCAAAAACCAGATCGTCCGCTGACATCCCGCCACCGATTTCATTATCAGCATGCTCCTCTTATCTGGCGCGCAGTAGCCGCAGCATCTGGTCTGGCGTTGATTCTGACGTTTGTTCTGCCAGGCAGCGTCGTAAAGTTCGGTCTGGTGCTGGGTGGTATTTGCGCAGCTTACCTCGGGGCAGTGTTCCGGCTTCCCGCGCGCCACCCGGCCCTGCTGATGAAAGAGCCCCTGGTGGCCCTGCTCTATACAGCGGGCATCTGGGGGAGCGTGTGGGTGCAGCGGCCCGTAGTTACCGGTGTTGAGATTGCTGAAGCCTTCATGTTCGCCGGGATTGCGTTTCAGAACCTACTTCTGTTTGCGGTTATGGAAAATCAGGAGCGGCCGCAACAACCTGAGTTTTCACTCGCTACGGCCTGGGGCGAAACCCACTGCCGGGCAATTATTGGCTGGCTGGCTCTGATTATTACCGCTACAGCCCTGACGATCTGCTTTGTTACCAGCGATCGTTTCGCTCAACGGGCTGGGCTTATGCTGGGCGTGATGAGTCTAACGCTATTTAGTATGCAGCGATATTCGGCTTACTTTCTAAAAAACGAACGATACCGTTGGCTGGGCGATGGGGTATTCTGGCTGCCCGCGCTGGTGTTGTAA